The Candidatus Bathyarchaeota archaeon DNA window CGGTTCGCCCGTCTGGCTTCATAGCCTAAGGCTCCGTAGACTCTCTTATCATCATCCGCCGTATAACCTAAAGGATGCCTAGTGTTAAAAACATTAGGGTATTTCTAAAACCTCGAATCCCCGTTCCTCAAGGGCCTTAGCTATGAACCTTCTATGGCAGTACCTCTGTTTCCGTTCGAGACACATGATGCATGTTCTTCTTATATCGGCTTCCTCGATAAGTCTCTGGAGTCCTCTTTTAAAATCGTCGGTCTTCATGTAATTCTCGAATCCTCCAGTCCTATATCCTCCCAAGAGGTCTCCAAGCCAGAGATAGGCTATTCCCTTTTTCGCTAAAATCTCAGCAAGCCTATCCCTCCTATACGCTTCAAACTTGGATACCGGAAACCTCCTGATGTCCACGACAAGCTCTATACGGTTCTCTCTGAGCTTTTCTAGAAACTCCTCGATACTTCTACCCGAGTAGCCTATACACCACACGCGTCTAATCGAGGACACCTCCTAACGCGGATAGGTTCCAAACCTCCTAGCGGCTCAGCATAGCCTAATAGTTCTCCAGATACGACGTTATAAT harbors:
- a CDS encoding DUF488 domain-containing protein, translating into MSSIRRVWCIGYSGRSIEEFLEKLRENRIELVVDIRRFPVSKFEAYRRDRLAEILAKKGIAYLWLGDLLGGYRTGGFENYMKTDDFKRGLQRLIEEADIRRTCIMCLERKQRYCHRRFIAKALEERGFEVLEIP